CCAGAAAAAGCCTTAATAAAAAGACTGGGTTCCGTGGTCGTAGCCGGCTTTGTTGCATGGATCGAATTTTCGATGTCATTCTAGCTAAAAGCGGGGCGTTGTTGCATGGCTACCGGAATCGTCATTGCGAGGAGGCATTTATGCCGACGTGGCAATCCAGTTAAACATATTTTTATACTAAACTTGTTTAGTATTCTAATTAAATCCCTCGTTACATTCGGGATAGCCTGGATTGCCGCGCTCCTTCCAGTCGCTCGCAATGACGAGTTTTTTATTAATTTTCGAGCCATGCAACAACGCCCGAAAGCGGGAATCCAGCCTTTTCTTTGTCATGCTGAACTTGTTTCAGCATCTATTAACAATATCCTGAAATAAATTCAGGATGACCTAAAAAGTGCTTTTTTCTAGATTCCCGCTTCCGCGGGAATGACATACTAGTGCTTTTATCAAGCCATACAACAACGCCTACGGCTCCTCGCAATGACGACTATGATATCCACGCTGGCAACGCCAGTCAAGCCACGGAGTTACACATAATTCCCCAAATTTTCCTTCTTAAAATACAAATCTAAGTAAATTTTAAATAAAATATTATCAAATAATTAAATAAATATATTGAAAATATCTAATTTTAATATTAATCTGTTTTTTAAATTTTAAGTTAAAGAATTAATTTCACCTATCATACCAGGTGTTTTATGGTTGTTATCAAATTGCAAAGCGTGCAATAATTTGAAGTTGCTAACAAAATGATTTTTTAAAATAAACACTCACGGCAACACTTATATTTTATATAACGTAACAGATTTATAAATTTAAAAAACAATTTGAATTAATCTCATATTTAGTTTTAATAGGAGGAGTACTTGATTCACGAAACTATTAACCTGCTTCAAAATATGCTGCATAAAAACGGAGTAGGTGCTGAAATATACGCCAGACTAAAGGATCCTTATTCTATTTTAAAGAAAATGAAAAGGAAAGAAATTACTATTGACAAATTGAGCGATCTTATTGCGTTCAGGGTTATTGTTGGTTGTAAAGCCGAATGTTATACGTCTCTCGATATAATTAATGATTTTTACCATTTTAGTTTAAAACATATCAAAGATTATATTGAGAAACCTAAAGAAAACGGTTATCAATCTATTCATGCGATAGTGGAATTCCTTCATTCTAGGCGTAATGCCGAAATTCAG
This genomic window from Rickettsia endosymbiont of Ceutorhynchus obstrictus contains:
- a CDS encoding bifunctional (p)ppGpp synthetase/guanosine-3',5'-bis(diphosphate) 3'-pyrophosphohydrolase yields the protein MIHETINLLQNMLHKNGVGAEIYARLKDPYSILKKMKRKEITIDKLSDLIAFRVIVGCKAECYTSLDIINDFYHFSLKHIKDYIEKPKENGYQSIHAIVEFLHSRRNAEIQVRSREMHKVAELGRAAHLNYKQEQDKHLEEVFNKNNNTVLQAANEMFHKFSWSEAEIVAYEQEIMRIWHNKIDEILRWENNPKELAFEER